A genomic stretch from Aedes albopictus strain Foshan chromosome 2, AalbF5, whole genome shotgun sequence includes:
- the LOC134288809 gene encoding uncharacterized protein LOC134288809, which yields MKQEVVEPNTPEEVRACHLFHDLSAEEPMVDVSRISRWKVLVRTVACVYRFKSNCVRKRKGLAIEAVPAPPRVRSAAKKAIPAITVPLKREEYQRAETYLWRSAQADVYGEEIKTLAKNREVPRGEWQPIEKCSSLYNDSPFLDADGVLRMEGRAAQGSFLPFELRFPVILPKRHPTTRKLLEFYHQQAAHANAETVINDVRQRFRIPNLRAELKAVAKACVWCRTKKCAPKIPRMAPLPLARITPGWRPFSFTGLDYCGPVTVTVGRRSEKRWICLFTCMTTRAIHLEVAHSLTAQACLMAIRRFVCRRGKPVEFYSDNGTNFQGASKEIMWKIEGDCEEAMTDARTRWNFNPPSAPHMGGVWERLVRSVKAALAVLNDGRRLTDEVLLTTLAEAEDLVNSRPLTYSGLGPEASEALTPNHFVKGPEVAVERVRKTDEGEALRDLYKRSQALADRLWKRWVAEYVPAINQRTRWHAEVQPISQGDLVYIADEGARKSWTRGVVSKVYPGPDGRVRQTLVKTAKGEFRRPVAKLAVLEIQARNSGGDGRSPPGITGRGYVRTTQHRATVRTAQMKVTAGQRYGVRDR from the coding sequence ATGAAGCAGGAAGTGGTAGAGCCGAACACGCCAGAAGAGGTTCGGGCATGCCATCTGTTCCACGACCTTTCAGCAGAAGAGCCGATGGTCGACGTGTCCCGCATTTCCCGTTGGAAAGTGCTGGTCCGGACGGTAGCATGCGTGTACCGTTTCAAATCTAACTGCGTCAGGAAGCGGAAAGGGCTGGCGATCGAGGCTGTTCCGGCACCACCAAGAGTGCGAAGCGCAGCGAAGAAGGCAATACCAGCGATAACAGTCCCACTGAAGCGAGAGGAGTATCAGCGAGCGGAAACGTACCTGTGGCGGTCGGCGCAGGCCGATGTCTACGGAGAAGAAATCAAGACGTTGGCGAAGAACCGTGAAGTTCCACGCGGCGAGTGGCAGCCGATAGAAAAGTGTAGCAGCCTGTACAACGATAGCCCGTTTTTGGACGCGGATGGTGTGCTCCGGATGGAAGGCAGAGCGGCTCAGGGTTCATTTCTCCCTTTTGAATTGCGGTTTCCGGTGATTCTTCCGAAGCGGCATCCCACCACTCGGAAGTTGCTTGAGTTCTATCACCAGCAGGCGGCTCACGCAAACGCGGAGACAGTGATCAACGATGTCCGGCAACGTTTCCGGATCCCGAATCTACGAGCGGAGTTGAAGGCGGTGGCGAAGGCTTGCGTGTGGTGCAGAACAAAGAAGTGCGCGCCGAAGATTCCCAGGATGGCTCCCCTTCCGTTGGCGCGGATCACTCCTGGCTGGCGGCCGTTCAGCTTCACAGGGCTGGACTATTGCGGTCCGGTCACAGTTACTGTTGGGCGTAGGTCGGAAAAGCGATGGATCTGCCTCTTCACGTGCATGACGACGAGAGCGATTCACCTGGAAGTGGCCCACAGTTTGACGGCGCAGGCGTGTTTGATGGCGATCCGGCGTTTTGTGTGTCGGCGGGGCAAACCGGTGGAATTCTACTCCGACAACGGAACGAATTTCCAGGGAGCGAGCAAAGAGATTATGTGGAAGATAGAGGGGGACTGTGAAGAAGCGATGACGGATGCGAGGACCAGGTGGAATTTTAATCCACCGAGCGCGCCCCACATGGGCGGAGTTTGGGAGCGGCTAGTTCGTTCCGTGAAAGCAGCACTGGCGGTGCTAAATGACGGAAGACGATTGACGGACGAAGTGCTGTTGACTACGTTGGCAGAAGCAGAGGATCTGGTGAATTCGCGTCCGTTGACGTACTCTGGACTTGGTCCGGAAGCAAGCGAAGCGTTGACACCGAACCACTTCGTGAAAGGTCCAGAGGTGGCGGTAGAGCGGGTTCGGAAGACAGACGAGGGTGAAGCGTTGCGGGACCTCTACAAGCGATCGCAGGCACTGGCAGACCGCCTGTGGAAGCGATGGGTAGCGGAGTACGTGCCAGCAATCAACCAGCGTACCAGGTGGCACGCAGAGGTACAACCGATCAGCCAGGGCGACCTGGTGTATATAGCGGACGAAGGAGCGAGGAAGAGTTGGACGCGAGGCGTGGTCAGCAAGGTGTACCCAGGCCCTGATGGACGAGTACGGCAAACACTGGTCAAGACGGCGAAAGGGGAGTTCAGGCGTCCGGTGGCGAAGTTGGCTGTGCTGGAAATTCAAGCGCGTAACTCTGGCGGCGATGGAAGATCCCCCCCCGGAATTACGGGGAGGGGGTATGTTAGGACAACCCAACATCGAGCAACCGTCCGCACGGCGCAGATGAAGGTGACAGCTGGGCAGCGGTATGGTGTGCGTGATAGGTAG
- the LOC134288949 gene encoding uncharacterized protein LOC134288949, whose amino-acid sequence MSRLNQDPEKTGFNCAGCRRPDDDESEMVFCDHCQRWYHFGCAGVSAEVRDVSWSCEECLRRSADKEGPPGLEEECEKLEKEMEKERQAMELQTILHRKRLEHQKKLFLLRQEAERERREMELAYEKEQMELQAAEEEAHRKKRDEVLKQVQKRLEKVKLDSAREEVAELEEDGASGGEKGGAKEGRKSKQAKPGMKQPEEEEPEKRKSGKSDRKLAKPAKADREDYRGAFSKFSTPKASGIAPPVLQDITSLPAVSHKKTPLGHPEVQKKKKRPQFEEDVALRSYQVSEPSEEESEESDSESEEESSSQEEDFGMQSEVMVRGPTKAQLSARQFLSKKLPTFTGRLEEWPMFISAYETSTTACGFSNVENLARLQECLKGQALEAVRSRLLLPSAVPQIIKTLRMLYGRPEQLLNILLSNVRKAPSPRADKLASFIQFGVVVQQLTDHLEATGLTAHLINPMLIQELTEKLPASTQLEWVRYRRKAQLVTLRTLSNFLSRIVKDASEITPYCESASVASDQAFRKKNGRKEKEGFLHTHSVEASAAIQVPSREKKPCRICGRYDHRIRNCESFKRLRLPERWEAVRKWKLCYLCLNEHGSARCKLNLRCNVNQCTERHNPLLHIDQSVGANCNVHLHRQSVIFRMIPITLYNGKNAIDTIAFLDEGSSYTLLEKSLAIALQVQGVTQPLRVTWTAGVSRVEKHSQKVELFISARGATQRFRIKAAHTVESLKLPQQNVAMSEIISGHSHLRGLPATEFPSGAPQILIGLKDIHLYAPLESRIGKPDEPIAVRSKLGWTIYGPTCASRNEPGIVGHHDCETVTNQELHDMLRSHYTLEESVISVALLPESEEDKRAKAILNSTTVRVGDRFETGLLWKEDKVRFPDSYSMAAKRFRCLERRLAKDDQLRKKVSELINDYAAKGYIHVATEAELRRFEPNEVWYLPISVVVHPKKPGKVRLVWDAAAAVNGVSLNSQLLKGPDMLTPLPNVLAKFRERVVGFGGDIKEMYLQVRVRDADKRARFVFRGSESEKMEVYIIDVTMFGATSSPCTAQYIKNRNAEEYAGQFPEAAEAIVENHYVDDYFDSTDTVEEAVKRAQEVKFVHSKGGFEIRNWVSNSGAFLGGIGERAPDQSVQFLQNKESNLERVLGIVWNPVSDEFTFLAKFREDLAPYFSGERRPTKRVVMSSVMSLFDPLGMLATFVIHGKMMIQDLWRSGSDWDQPIDDESCEKWDRWIARLPEIENVKIPRFYFEGSRSVDYNTVQLHVLVDASQDAYGAAAYFRVLTGNGPVCALVMARSKVAPLKMMSIPRLELQAAVIGSRLLQTVVEAHSLEIKQRFIWSDSRTVVSWIHSEQRRY is encoded by the coding sequence aTGTCGCGACTGAATCAAGATCCAGAAAAGACGGGTTTCAACTGCGCGGGATGTCGTCGTCCGGATGACGACGAAAGTGAGATGGTGTTTTGTGACCATTGCCAACGTTGGTACCATTTCGGGTGCGCCGGTGTTTCGGCTGAAGTGAGGGATGTTTCGTGGTCCTGTGAAGAGTGTCTGCGGCGATCGGCGGACAAAGAGGGGCCTCCCGGCCTGGAAGAGGAGTGCGAGAAACTCGAGAAGGAGATGGAGAAGGAGAGACAGGCCATGGAACTGCAAACGATCCTACACAGGAAGCGGCTGGAACACCAAAAGAAGCTGTTTCTGCTGCGGCAGGAAGCGGAAAGAGAAAGGCGCGAAATGGAGTTGGCGTACGAGAAGGAGCAAATGGAGCTACAAGCGGCCGAAGAAGAAGCGCACAGGAAGAAGCGCGACGAAGTGCTGAAGCAGGTGCAGAAAAGGCTGGAGAAAGTGAAGCTCGATTCGGCGAGGGAAGAGGTAGCGGAACTGGAGGAAGATGGAGCATCCGGAGGCGAAAAAGGAGGAGCCAAGGAAGGTAGGAAGTCCAAGCAAGCGAAGCCGGGGATGAAACAGCCGGAAGAAGAGGAGCCTGAGAAGCGAAAGTCGGGCAAATCGGACCGGAAACTAGCTAAACCGGCCAAAGCAGACCGCGAGGATTACCGTGGAGCCTTCAGCAAGTTCTCCACACCGAAGGCATCTGGAATTGCACCACCCGTCCTGCAGGACATAACCTCGCTCCCAGCGGTGAGCCACAAGAAAACTCCGCTCGGCCATCCGGAggtgcagaagaagaagaagaggccaCAGTTCGAAGAAGACGTCGCTCTACGCTCGTACCAAGTCAGCGAACCAAGTGAAGAGGAGTCCGAAGAATCTGATTCAGAGTCGGAAGAAGAGAGTTCGTCGCAGGAAGAAGACTTCGGAATGCAATCCGAGGTAATGGTGCGTGGTCCAACGAAGGCCCAACTCTCCGCTCGGCAGTTTCTGTCAAAGAAGCTTCCGACATTCACGGGGCGGCTCGAGGAATGGCCGATGTTTATCAGCGCCTACGAGACGTCCACAACGGCGTGCGGGTTTTCGAACGTCGAGAATCTGGCGCGACTTCAAGAGTGTTTGAAGGGTCAAGCACTAGAAGCGGTAAGAAGCAGGCTCCTACTTCCGAGTGCAGTACCTCAAATCATCAAAACCTTGCGGATGCTGTACGGCAGGCCTGAGCAGTTGCTGAACATTCTGCTGTCGAACGTGCGGAAGGCACCGTCTCCAAGAGCGGACAAGTTGGCGTCGTTCATCCAGTTCGGTGTCGTCGTGCAGCAGTTAACCGATCATTTGGAGGCGACAGGTCTGACAGCGCATCTCATCAACCCGATGCTCATCCAGGAGTTGACGGAGAAGTTGCCGGCCAGTACGCAGCTGGAATGGGTGCGGTATCGGAGGAAGGCCCAACTCGTGACGCTCCGGACATTATCCAACTTTCTCTCGAGGATTGTCAAGGATGCTAGCGAGATCACTCCGTATTGCGAGTCGGCGTCCGTCGCATCGGACCAAGCGTTCCGGAAGAAGAACGGAAGGAAGGAGAAGGAAGGTTTCCTGCACACGCACAGTGTCGAAGCCAGTGCAGCCATTCAAGTCCCGAGTCGGGAGAAGAAGCCGTGCAGGATCTGCGGTCGCTACGATCATCGGATCCGGAACTGTGAGAGCTTCAAAAGGCTGCGATTGCCTGAAAGATGGGAGGCGGTCCGGAAGTGGAAGCTGTGTTACCTGTGCCTCAACGAACACGGAAGCGCCCGATGCAAGCTCAACCTGCGATGCAACGTGAACCAGTGCACCGAGCGACATAATCCGCTGCTTCACATCGACCAATCCGTTGGCGCGAACTGCAACGTGCATCTCCATCGACAGTCGGTGATTTTCCGGATGATACCGATCACGTTGTACAACGGGAAGAATGCTATCGATACCATCGCTTTCCTTGACGAGGGGTCGTCGTATACGCTACTGGAGAAGTCGCTGGCGATTGCGTTACAAGTCCAAGGAGTGACGCAGCCGCTTAGAGTGACATGGACAGCGGGAGTATCCAGAGTGGAGAAACATTCCCAGAAGGTGGAGCTATTCATCTCGGCCAGAGGAGCGACGCAGCGTTTCCGCATCAAGGCAGCTCATACGGTGGAGAGTTTGAAGTTGCCACAGCAAAACGTGGCTATGTCGGAGATCATCAGTGGGCATTCTCACCTGCGTGGACTTCCAGCGACCGAATTTCCGAGTGGAGCTCCACAAATCCTCATCGGTCTCAAGGATATCCATCTCTACGCCCCGCTGGAATCAAGGATTGGTAAGCCTGACGAACCGATCGCCGTCCGATCGAAGCTAGGCTGGACGATCTACGGGCCGACGTGTGCAAGCCGGAACGAGCCCGGCATTGTTGGTCACCATGATTGCGAAACGGTGACGAATCAAGAGTTGCACGACATGTTGCGAAGCCACTACACCCTGGAAGAGTCGGTGATTTCCGTAGCGCTACTGCCGGAATCCGAAGAAGACAAGCGAGCGAAGGCGATCCTCAACAGTACGACCGTACGAGTTGGCGACCGTTTTGAGACGGGGCTATTGTGGAAGGAGGACAAGGTGCGGTTTCCCGACAGCTATTCGATGGCGGCGAAACGATTCCGCTGTCTGGAGAGGCGGCTAGCGAAAGACGACCAGCTGCGCAAGAAGGTGAGCGAGCTGATCAACGATTATGCAGCGAAAGGCTACATTCACGTAGCGACAGAGGCCGAACTGAGGCGGTTCGAGCCGAACGAAGTGTGGTACCTGCCGATCAGCGTGGTGGTGCATCCAAAGAAGCCGGGAAAAGTGCGTCTGGTGTGGGACGCAGCAGCGGCGGTCAACGGAGTATCGCTGAACTCACAACTGCTGAAGGGACCGGACATGTTAACTCCGCTCCCCAACGTCCTAGCGAAATTCCGTGAGCGAGTAGTAGGCTTCGGCGGCGACATCAAGGAAATGTACCTCCAAGTTCGAGTGCGAGACGCAGACAAGAGAGCGCGGTTTGTATTCCGTGGAAGTGAGTCAGAGAAGATGGAGGTCTACATCATAGACGTGACGATGTTCGGCGCGACAAGCTCTCCGTGTACGGCGCAATACATCAAGAACCGGAACGCAGAAGAGTATGCCGGACAGTTTCCGGAAGCGGCCGAAGCGATTGTGGAAAACCATTACGTGGACGACTATTTCGATAGCACGGACACGGTCGAAGAAGCGGTGAAGCGGGCCCAAGAGGTGAAGTTCGTCCATTCCAAAGGCGGATTCGAGATCCGGAACTGGGTGTCCAATTCGGGCGCATTTCTGGGAGGCATCGGCGAGCGTGCACCTGATCAAAGCGTTCAGTTTCTTCAGAACAAGGAGTCAAATCTAGAGCGAGTCCTGGGAATAGTGTGGAATCCAGTCAGCGACGAATTCACGTTCCTGGCCAAGTTCCGGGAAGATCTGGCGCCGTATTTCTCCGGCGAACGTCGACCGACAAAAAGAGTGGTGATGAGCAGCGTTATGAGCCTGTTCGATCCGCTAGGAATGCTGGCTACCTTCGTTATCCACGGGAAAATGATGATCCAAGATCTGTGGCGTAGTGGCAGCGACTGGGACCAACCAATCGACGACGAAAGCTGCGAAAAGTGGGATCGGTGGATTGCTCGGCTCCCGGAGATCGAGAACGTGAAAATTCCCCGTTTCTACTTCGAAGGTTCGAGGTCAGTGGATTACAACACTGTACAGCTTCACGTGCTGGTAGACGCCAGCCAAGATGCGTATGGAGCAGCAGCGTACTTCCGTGTGCTCACGGGAAACGGGCCAGTTTGCGCGCTGGTGATGGCGAGGTCGAAGGTAGCTCCATTAAAGATGATGTCTATCCCGAGGCTGGAGCTGCAGGCGGCGGTGATCGGATCAAGGTTGCTGCAAACCGTCGTGGAAGCGCACTCGCTGGAAATCAAGCAGCGGTTCATCTGGTCAGATTCCAGAACAGTCGTATCATGGATCCATTCGGAGCAGCGTAGATACTAA